Proteins encoded in a region of the Anguilla anguilla isolate fAngAng1 chromosome 10, fAngAng1.pri, whole genome shotgun sequence genome:
- the LOC118237529 gene encoding arrestin domain-containing protein 3, with the protein MVLGKVKSFTVSYDCLNDSNVPVFSSGDSVSGRVIIEVTGEIRVKSLNIHAKGIAKVRWTESRNAGSNTAYTQNYTEEVEYLNHSDILIGHERDEDNSEESLTTLHSGRHEYAFSLELPQTPLATSFEGKHGSVRYWVKAELHRPWLLPMKVKKEFTVFEHIDINTPLLLSPQAGTKDKTLCCWFCTSGPISLSAKIERKGYTPGESIQIFAEIENCSSRMVVPKAAVYQTQTFYAKGKMKEVKQLVANLRGESLSSGKTETWSGKMLKIPPVSPSILDCSIIRVEYSLMVYVDIPGAVNLSLNLPLVIGTIPLHPFGSRTSSVSSQCSMTMNWLSMALPERPEAPPSYAEIVTEEHRRNGQDLAAARDEFEGTLFAYIQEFRFQPPPLYSEIDPNPDQVSGTEERRPDTCPSR; encoded by the exons ATGGTGCTAGGGAAGGTTAAGAGCTTCACAGTAAGCTACGACTGTCTGAATGACAGCAACGTCCCCGTTTTCTCAAGCGGGGATTCGGTCTCAGGAAGGGTGATCATCGAAGTCACCGGAGAAATACGCGTGAAATCTCTCAACATTCACGCCAAAGGAATTGCTAAAGTTCGTTGGACTGAATCACGAAATGCTGGATCCAATACTGCCTACACTCAAAATTACACCGAAGAGGTGGAATACTTAAACCATAGTGACATCTTAATCGGACATGAAAGAG ATGAGGATAACTCGGAGGAGAGTCTCACCACTCTCCATTCAGGAAGACACGAGTATGCATTTAGCCTTGAGCTTCCACAAAC ACCTCTGGCTACCTCCTTTGAAGGCAAGCACGGCAGTGTCCGGTACTGGGTAAAAGCTGAACTACACAGACCCTGGCTACTCCCCATGAAAGTGAAAAAGGAATTCACTGTCTTTGAACACATAGACATCAACACTCCTCTGTTACTG TCTCCCCAGGCAGGCACGAAAGACAAGACATTGTGTTGCTGGTTCTGCACCTCAGGCCCCATCTCCTTAAGTGCCAAAATTGAAAGGAAGGGTTACACCCCAG GAGAGTCCATTCAGATCTTCGCTGAAATCGAGAACTGCTCCTCCCGCATGGTCGTGCCAAAGGCAGCTGTTTACCAAACACAGACCTTCTACGCCAAAGGGAAAATGAAGGAGGTCAAACAGCTAGTTGCCAACTTGCGGGGGGAGTCGCTGTCGTCCGGGAAAACGGAGACGTGGAGCGGAAAAATGCTGAAGATCCCAcccgtctctccctccatcctaGACTGCAGCATTATCCGAGTGGAGTACTCTCTGATG GTGTATGTGGACATTCCTGGAGCGGTGAACCTGTCCCTCAACCTGCCGTTGGTCATCGGCAccatccccctccacccctttGGAAGCCGCACGTCCTCCGTCAGCAGCCAGTGCAGCATGACCATGAACTGGCTTAGCATGGCCCTGCCGGAGAGACCTGAAG CACCACCGAGCTATGCAGAAATCGTCACGGAAGAGCACAGGCGGAATGGCCAGGACCTGGCTGCCGCTAGGGACGAATTTGAGGGCACACTGTTCGCTTACATACAAGAGTTCCGTTTCCAGCCCCCTCCACTCTACTCCGAG ATCGATCCAAATCCGGATCAGGTCAGCGGAACCGAGGAAAGGAGGCCTGACACCTGTCCATCACGCTGA
- the LOC118237530 gene encoding arrestin domain-containing protein 3-like, producing the protein MQKTVRKMSLSYDPINEDNTFSSGDFITGRITLELSKVTTISSLSIKAKGEADVYWTEKSGDDDTSYSAHERYFKLKQFFIRNGKGKGQEYELLLMGQSEETYPSVVAPGTHVYPFIIQIPEGDMPSSFKGPHGKIVYTLEAKLSRAMRLNKTERTEFTFHSKAERIVPHLVEPWSGSVEKKMKLFTSGHVSMSVTIEKTGYMQGEQLKVLAEIENNSSRALAPKFALHQRYSFIAGTSTNNVSKRIFKVVGQRVPSSTRQSVTEVLSLPPDLTASLFHCSIIKVEYTLQVYMDVPYAKDPTVKVPLVILPNTWGIVNMTQPSMLMGFEPYENNNQAGWNSYPPPTAFGGYLPQTAPGGYSSKTAPGGY; encoded by the exons ATGCAAAAAACTGTGAGAAAGATGTCACTAAGCTATGATCCCATCAATGAGGACAACACCTTCTCGAGCGGGGATTTTATCACAGGACGAATAACTCTGGAACTGTCAAAAGTAACGACGATAAGTTCCCTCtcaattaaagccaaaggagaaGCCGACGTTTACTGGACAGAGAAATCTGGTGATGACGATACTTCTTACTCTGCGCACGAAAGATACTTCAAATTGAAACAATTCTTTATACGTAATGGCAAGGGGAAAG GACAAGAATATGAATTGCTGCTGATGGGGCAAAGTGAAGAAACGT ATCCAAGTGTTGTTGCTCCTGGAACCCATGTGTACCCATTCATTATTCAGATCCCTGAAGG GGACATGCCATCGTCCTTTAAGGGGCCTCACGGCAAAATTGTCTACACACTGGAGGCGAAATTGAGCCGGGCAATGCggttaaataaaacagaaaggacTGAATTCACGTTTCACTCGAAAGCAGAAAGGATAGTCCCTCACCTGGTG GAACCCTGGTCTGGGTCTGTAGAGAAGAAGATGAAATTGTTCACCTCTGGGCATGTCTCCATGAGTGTTACCATTGAAAAGACAGGGTACATGCAAG GTGAACAGTTAAAGGTCTTGGCGGAAATTGAGAACAATTCTTCACGTGCGCTCGCACCCAAGTTTGCCCTGCACCAACGGTACAGCTTCATTGCAGGTACCTCCACAAACAACGTATCAAAAAGAATTTTCAAAGTGGTTGGACAGCGCGTTCCGTCATCCACACGACAGAGTGTAACCGAAGTCCTGAGTCTCCCTCCAGATCTAACGGCTTCGCTTTTTCACTGCTCCATCATCAAAGTCGAATACACACTACAG gtCTACATGGATGTTCCTTATGCTAAAGACCCAACGGTGAAAGTCCCTTTGGTAATTCTTCCCAATACTTGGGGAATTGTAAACATGACACAGCCAAGCATGTTGATGGGGTTTGAACCATATGAGAACAATAACCAAGCTGGATGGAATAGCTATCCACCTCCAACTGCCTTTGGTGGGTATCTACCACAAACTGCCCCTGGAGGATATTCATCCAAAACTGCCCCTGGAGGATATTAA